Proteins co-encoded in one Centroberyx gerrardi isolate f3 chromosome 18, fCenGer3.hap1.cur.20231027, whole genome shotgun sequence genomic window:
- the ddx1 gene encoding ATP-dependent RNA helicase DDX1, which translates to MAAFSEMGVMPEIAQAVEEMDWLLPTDIQAESIPLILGGGDVLMAAETGSGKTGAFSIPLIQIVYETMKDQQEGKKGRASVKTGGAIFNSWQMNPYDRSTAFAIGPDGLCCQSREFKEWHGCRTTKGVIKGKYYYEVSCHDQGLCRVGWSTSQAALDLGTDKYGFGFGGTGKKSHNKQFDSYGEEFTMHDTIGCYLDLDKGHLSFSKNGNDLGLAFEVPQHLKNQPFFASCVLKNAELKFNFGGEDFKNPPKSGFVALDQAPEGHAVKSSQTGTAKVSQVKTSSNAPKALIIEPSKELAEQTLNNVNQFKKYVDNPKVRDLLIIGGVAAKEQLAVLEQGVDIVVGTPGRLDDLISTGKLSLAQVRFLVMDECDGLLSAGYTDFINRVYNQIPQVTSDGKRLQVIVCSATLHSFDVKKLSERIMHFPTWVDLKGEDSVPETVHHVVVPVNPKQDRLWERLGKGHIRTDEVHAKDNTRPGANSSEMWSEAIKVLKGEYAVRAITEHKMDQAIVFCRTKIDCDNMEQYFIQQGGGPDRKGHQFSCVCLHGDRKPNERKNNLERFKRKEVRLLICTDVAARGIDIHGVPYVINVTLPDEKQNYVHRIGRVGRAERMGLAISLVAMEKEKVWYHVCANRGRGCYNTRLKEDGGCTIWYNEKELLSEIEEHLKCTITQCEPDIKVPLDDFDGKVTYGQRRALGGGNYKGHVDVLAPTVQELANLEREAQTSFLHLGYLPNQLFKAF; encoded by the exons ATGGCAGCGTTTTCTG AAATGGGGGTTATGCCTGAAATCGCCCAGGCAGTGGAGGAGATGGACTGGCT GCTTCCTACTGACATCCAGGCAGAGTCCATTCCCCTCATTCTTGGTGGTGGAGATGTCCTCAtg GCTGCAGAAACGGGTAGTGGTAAAACAGGA GCCTTCAGTATCCCATTGATCCAGATTGTGTATGAGACGATGAAGGACCAGCAGGAGGGCAAGAAGGGCAGAGCTTCTGTCAAGACTGGAGGAGCCA TCTTCAACAGTTGGCAGATGAATCCTTATGACCGCAGTACAGCCTTTG CTATCGGTCCAGATGGATTGTGTTGCCAGAGCAGAGAGTTTAAAGAGTGGCATGGCTGCCGCACTACTAAGGGTGTCATCAAAG GGAAGTACTACTATGAGGTGTCCTGCCATGACCAGGGTCTGTGTCGGGTGGGCTGGTCCACCAGTCAGGCAGCACTGGACTTGG GGACTGATAAGTACGGCTTTGGTTTTGGCGGAACTGGAAAGAAATCCCACAACAAGCAGTTTGACAGCTATGGAGAG GAGTTTACCATGCATGACACTATTGGATGCTACTTGGATCTAGACAAGGGCCATCTTTCCTTCTCCAAAAATG GCAACGACCTGGGTTTGGCTTTTGAGGTTCCCCAACATCTGAAGAATCAGCCCTTCTTTGCCTCCTGTGTGCTCAAG AATGCAGAGCTGAAGTTCAACTTTGGAGGAGAGGACTTTAAAAATCCCCCTAAAAGTGGGTTTGTAGCCCTGGACCAGGCGCCAGAGGGGCACGCAGTCAAATCTTCTCAGACAG gcaCTGCCAAAGTGAGTCAGGTGAAAACATCATCCAATGCTCCCAAAGCCCTGATCATCGAGCCTTCCAAAGAGTTAGCTGAGCAAACCCTCAACAATGTCAACCAATTTAAGAAATATGTGGACAATCCCAAAGTCAG GGATCTACTGATTATTGGTGGAGTGGCTGCCAAAGAGCAGCTGGCTGTTCTGGAACAGGGG GTCGACATTGTGGTGGGAACACCGGGGAGGCTGGACGACCTCATATCCACTGGGAAACTCAGTCTGGCCCAAGTCCGCTTCCTGGTCatggatgagtgt GACGGTCTCCTGTCAGCAGGCTATACAGACTTCATCAACAGGGTCTACAACCAGATTCCCCAGGTCACCTCTGATGGCAAGAGACTGCAG gtGATCGTGTGCTCGGCCACACTGCATTCATTTGACGTGAAGAAGCTGTCCGAGCGCATCATGCACTTTCCCACCTGGGTGGACCTCAAGGGCGAGGACTCCGTTCCCGAGACCGTCCACCATGTGGTGGTGCCCGTCAACCCCAAGCAGGACCGCCTCTGGGAGCGCCTGGGCAAGGGCCACATCCGG ACTGATGAGGTCCATGCCAAAGACAACACCAGGCCAGGAGCCAATTCTTCAG aGATGTGGTCAGAAGCCATCAAGGTGCTGAAGGGCGAGTACGCAGTGAGGGCCATCACCGAACACAAGATGGACCAGGCCATAGTCTTCTGTCGGACCAAGATTGACTGTGATAACATGGAGCAGTACTTCATACAGCAAGGAGGAG GTCCGGACAGGAAAGGCCATCAGTTTTcctgtgtctgtctccatgGTGATCGTAAGCCCAATGAGCGGAAAAACAACTTGGAGCGcttcaag AGAAAAGAAGTGAGGCTGTTGATCTGCACAGACGTGGCTGCCAGAGGTATCGACATCCACGGAGTTCCTTATG TGATTAATGTGACCCTCCCAGATGAGAAGCAGAACTATGTCCACCGTATCGGCAGAGtgggcagagcagagag AATGGGATTGGCCATCTCTTTGGTTGctatggagaaagagaag GTGTGGTACCATGTGTGCGCCAACCGAGGCAGGGGCTGCTACAACACCCGACTAAAGGAGGATGGAGGCTGCACCATCTGGTACAACGAGAAAGAG CTCTTGTCAGAAATTGAAGAACATCTGAAGTGCACCATCACCCAGTGTGAGCCGGACATCAAAGTACCTCTGGATGACTTTGATGGGAAGGTCACATACGGCCAGCGCAGGGCGTTGGGAG GTGGCAACTACAAGGGCCACGTGGACGTGCTGGCCCCAACAGTCCAGGAGCTGGCCAACCTCGAGAGAGAAGCCCAAACTTCCTTCCTCCACCTGGGATACTTGCCCAACCAGCTTTTCAAAGCCTTCTGA